The genomic interval GCGGACGACTACGCGAAGATCGAGCAGGGCGACGACATCGAGATCGTCGACGACGTCGCCGAGGCCGTCGAGTCCGGCCAGGAGGAGTTCACGGTCCGCGTGGACGACGGCTGGGAGCTCACGGCCACCCTCGACGCCTCCGAGCGCGAGCGCCGCATCCTCGCGGCCGGCGGCAAGCTGCCGCTGACGCGCGCGCAGTACGACGAGGGCGGCGCCGCGCCGGCCGACGACTGACCGGGAGACGCGAGCGACGACGCGACCGACCCTTTCTCTTTCTTTCCGCGCCGGGAGCGGCCGCTGTATGGACGGAGCGGTGAACACGAACCGACGGTGCGGCCGGAGCCGCCGCTACGGGGGTAAAGCAGAGAGTGTCCCGTACACGCCGCGTCGGGGGAAACCCGGCGTGCCGGGACGGGGTGGGGATGCACCCAAACGGGTGCACTCCGTGGCTACGACGGTACCGCATAAGAAACAGGGGGGTGTGGCCGGCATCCATTTACCGGCGCGCGGCGAACTCCGGGCGTGACGACGACCACCCCCGACGGGGACGACGTGGTGACCCGGCGGGCGACCCGGGCCGACCTGCTCGCCGTCTTCCGCATCGAGAAGCGGTCGTTCCCCCAGCCGTGGCCCTACGCCGCGCTGGAGGGCTTCCTCGGGGAGCCGGGCTTCCTCGTCGCGGAGACGCCGGAGGGCATCGCGGGCTACGTCGTCGCCGACACCGTCCCGAACGGCGGGCGGGCGCTCGGCCACGTGAAGGACATCGCGGTCCACCCGGACCGGCGCGGCGAGGGCATCGGCCGGCGGCTGTTGGGCGAGGCGCTCTCGGCGATGCGCGACCGCCGCGCGAGCCGCGTCAAGCTCGAAGTGCGGGAGTCGAACGAGCCGGCCATCGCGCTGTACCGGGAGTTCGGCTTCGAGGTCCGGCGGACGCTCCCGCGCTACTACGACGACGGCGAGGACGCGTACGTGATGACCCGGCGGCTACAGTAGCCCGTCCGCCTTCGCCAGCAGGATTCCCTCGATAGTGGCGTCGTTCGCGGGGGCGGCGCGGGCGCGTTCGAGCGCCTCCTCGACGGGGACGCTCGTCACGTCGATGAACTCGTTGCCGTCGAGCTTGCGCTCCGTCGGCTCCAGCCCCTCCGCGAAGACGATGCCGCGCTTGTGGCGGAGCACGCCCGTCGAACACCAGAACTCCTCTATCAGCGAGACGCCGGCGGGGTCGAGGCCGGCCTCCTCGCGGAGCTCGCGCGCCCCGGCGGTCGTGTACGACTCGCCGTCCTCGACGATGCCGGCGACGAGTTCGAGACAGTGCTCGCGGATGGCGGGCCGGTACTGCTCGACCGTCACGAGCTCGTCGCCCGCGACGGCGACGACGACGACGGCGGCGGGCAGGTCGGCCCAGTAGTAGTTCTTCTCGGTGCCGTCGGGCTGGCGGACGCGGTCGTAGCCGCCGGTGTACCAGCCGGTCTCGTACTCGGCGCGCGACTCCACCACGGGCCAGTCGTGGTCGGCGTAGTCGGTCATTCCTCGACCTCGACCACGGCCACCCGGTACGTGGTGTTTTCGAGGCGGACGTACGTCCCGGAGTCGGTCACGGCGTCGGGATACTGCTCGGCGTAGGCGGCCGTCTCGTCGAACGGCGAGTGGGTGAACGCCCCCTTGAACCCGAACGGCCCGCGGTAGTACGCGTCCGAGCGGCCGGCCCCGTCGCCGGTCGCGTCCACGGCCCCGAACGTGTACGGGTAGCGCCGCTCGGAGAGTTCGCTCCCGTTGACCGGCGTGACGCCGTCCGGCGCCTCGGCGACGGTCGCCTCCATGTAGAAGGGGTCGCCCGACTGGAGCAGCGAGGGGACGGCCCCGAGCGCGAGCAGGAGGCCGAGGACGACGAGCAGGCCGACGACGAGGTTCCGCGTTATCGGGCGCATCAGAGCAGGTCCATGTAGGCCTTCCCGAACGCCTGCCGGCGGAGCGTCCCGACCGCCGCCTCCTCCTCCTCGTGGAACGTCGCCGCGACGAGCAGGTCCGCGGCGGGGGCGGCGTGCCACGCCACCCGCTCCACCTCGTCGCTTCCCTCCACCGCGCGGTCGAGGTCGGGGTGCTCCTCGGCGAACGCCTCGAACTCCGCGCGCGACCCGACGCGCACCTCCAGCAGCGAGGCGAACAGCGCGTCCAGCGCCGTCTCGACCACGTCGGCCGTGACGCGCTCGCCGTACTCCGCGCGGTCGAACGACATCGCCTTCGCCGTCTCGCGCACGACCGTCCGGGCCGCGGGCGCGAGGTCGTCGTACGCCGCCCGCGCCTCGTCGGCGGTCGCCGGCGCGAGCAGTCCCTCGGCGTGCATACCTCCCGTAGCGGCGGCCGACAGGTAGGCGTGTCGTTACGCCCCGTCCGTCTCCGCGTCCTCGTCCTCGTCCTCCTCGGCCAGCATCTCGCGGGTCAGTTCGCGCGCCTCCGCGAGCACTTCCTCCGTCTCGGGGTCGCGCGGTACCTCGGCGCGCTCGTGGGGGACGCCCCCCTCGTGCCCGTGGTCGTGGCCGGATAGGTGGTCGTGGCCCTCGTGGCCCTCGCCCTCGAACAGTTTCCCCGAGCGCTCGTCGTCGCCCCCGTGTTCGCTGTCCATGCGTCCCGTGGTGTCCTCGAACACCTGCGGGTACTCCCGCTCGTCGGCGGCGGCGGCGACCCGCTCGGCGAGTTCGCGCTCGCCCTCGTCGGCCCATCCGGGCGCGTGCTCGTCCAGCCACGCCTCGTGGTCGGCGTTCCCGAGGATGGCCGTGAAGGCGAGGTGGTTCGCGAGGTGACGGGCGTCGGACTGCGGGTCGTCGCAGACGGGACACGCGTAGCCCATGATGTCGGTG from Halosegnis marinus carries:
- a CDS encoding NUDIX hydrolase, whose product is MTDYADHDWPVVESRAEYETGWYTGGYDRVRQPDGTEKNYYWADLPAAVVVVAVAGDELVTVEQYRPAIREHCLELVAGIVEDGESYTTAGARELREEAGLDPAGVSLIEEFWCSTGVLRHKRGIVFAEGLEPTERKLDGNEFIDVTSVPVEEALERARAAPANDATIEGILLAKADGLL
- a CDS encoding DUF5809 family protein, with the protein product MHAEGLLAPATADEARAAYDDLAPAARTVVRETAKAMSFDRAEYGERVTADVVETALDALFASLLEVRVGSRAEFEAFAEEHPDLDRAVEGSDEVERVAWHAAPAADLLVAATFHEEEEAAVGTLRRQAFGKAYMDLL
- the rimI gene encoding ribosomal protein S18-alanine N-acetyltransferase, which gives rise to MTTTTPDGDDVVTRRATRADLLAVFRIEKRSFPQPWPYAALEGFLGEPGFLVAETPEGIAGYVVADTVPNGGRALGHVKDIAVHPDRRGEGIGRRLLGEALSAMRDRRASRVKLEVRESNEPAIALYREFGFEVRRTLPRYYDDGEDAYVMTRRLQ
- a CDS encoding DUF5810 domain-containing protein; the encoded protein is MGYACPVCDDPQSDARHLANHLAFTAILGNADHEAWLDEHAPGWADEGERELAERVAAAADEREYPQVFEDTTGRMDSEHGGDDERSGKLFEGEGHEGHDHLSGHDHGHEGGVPHERAEVPRDPETEEVLAEARELTREMLAEEDEDEDAETDGA